A DNA window from Hydrogenophaga taeniospiralis contains the following coding sequences:
- a CDS encoding lysophospholipid acyltransferase family protein, with protein sequence MEPEGSSPRRLLARLARQTIVTGASLITGLRSLWSRTGPTANQTVYFANHTSHGDFVLLWAALPPDLRTLTRPVAGEDYWDTSALRRFIGRDVFNALMIRRDASAGGPSSGDPLAQMGAALTAGDSLILFPEGTRNTSEAVLLPLKSGIYHLARSFGHVRFVPVWIENLKRVLPKGALLPVPLACSVRFGEPLALIPQEDKQQFLQRARQALLDLRPEYDREADPTPPAPASHDTQTPGSGA encoded by the coding sequence ATGGAGCCTGAGGGTTCGTCGCCACGCCGGTTGCTGGCCAGGCTGGCCCGGCAAACCATCGTCACCGGGGCGAGCCTGATCACCGGCCTGCGCTCGCTGTGGAGCCGCACCGGCCCCACAGCCAACCAGACCGTGTACTTCGCCAACCACACCAGCCACGGCGACTTCGTGCTGCTCTGGGCCGCGCTGCCGCCCGACCTGCGCACGCTCACCCGCCCCGTGGCGGGTGAAGACTACTGGGACACGTCGGCGCTGCGCCGCTTCATCGGCCGCGACGTGTTCAACGCCCTCATGATCCGGCGCGACGCCAGCGCGGGCGGCCCCAGCAGCGGCGACCCGCTGGCGCAGATGGGCGCGGCGCTCACCGCCGGCGACTCGCTCATCCTCTTTCCCGAAGGCACGCGCAACACCAGCGAAGCGGTGCTGCTGCCGCTCAAGAGCGGCATCTACCACCTCGCTCGGTCGTTCGGCCATGTGCGCTTCGTGCCCGTGTGGATCGAAAACCTGAAACGCGTGCTGCCCAAAGGCGCCCTGTTGCCTGTGCCGTTGGCCTGCAGCGTGCGCTTTGGCGAGCCGCTGGCCCTGATCCCCCAGGAAGACAAACAGCAGTTCCTGCAGCGCGCGCGCCAGGCTCTGCTGGATCTGCGGCCCGAATACGACCGCGAGGCCGACCCCACGCCCCCAGCGCCCGCGAGCCACGACACCCAGACACCCGGGAGCGGCGCATGA
- a CDS encoding phosphatase PAP2/dual specificity phosphatase family protein produces the protein MTNGLPAAWPWRRSLAWLALLAPLFYLTYGLANWWAVQRWAAGQVPTVVFDWEQHIPFWDWTVFPYWSINAFYGLSLFLSRSKHRIDRHAARLLTAQFVAVACFVVWPLHFSFGQPEAHGAAGFLFAALRGFDQPFNQAPSLHIALAVILWDWYRPLMRSAWQRALLHVWTFAICASVLTTYQHHFIDIPTGALLGLLCVWLWPLEREVALPAAWRLSREPQRLKLAALYFAGGAGVLALALGWGGVALWLAWPAVSLAVVALNYLGFGARGFRMDRSGRMHWSARWLLAPYRWGAALNAWAWTRGLPPRVEVVPGVWLGRRPRHAEWLAAGQPALVSLCAELPLHAAARPVSRCLPLLDLVVPSPARLQRAAHLVQAQRGARQGGPVWVCCALGFSRSAAAVVAWQLLHEGVPDLAQAEARTRQARPQLVLGPGWLDALKRLAPAAAGGGL, from the coding sequence GTGACCAACGGCCTGCCCGCAGCCTGGCCATGGCGGCGCTCGCTCGCCTGGCTGGCCCTGCTGGCGCCGCTGTTCTACCTGACCTATGGCCTGGCCAACTGGTGGGCGGTGCAGCGTTGGGCCGCCGGGCAGGTACCCACGGTGGTGTTCGACTGGGAGCAGCACATCCCGTTCTGGGACTGGACGGTCTTCCCCTACTGGTCGATCAACGCCTTCTACGGCCTGTCGCTGTTCCTGAGCCGCAGCAAGCACCGCATCGATCGCCACGCCGCCCGCCTGCTCACGGCGCAGTTCGTCGCCGTGGCCTGCTTTGTGGTGTGGCCGCTGCATTTCAGCTTCGGGCAGCCCGAGGCCCACGGCGCCGCCGGGTTCCTGTTTGCGGCCCTGCGCGGCTTTGACCAGCCCTTCAACCAGGCCCCTTCGCTGCACATCGCGCTGGCCGTGATCCTGTGGGACTGGTACAGGCCGTTGATGCGCAGCGCCTGGCAGCGCGCGCTGCTGCACGTCTGGACCTTCGCCATCTGCGCCTCGGTGCTCACCACCTACCAGCACCATTTCATCGACATCCCCACCGGCGCCTTGCTCGGTCTGCTCTGCGTGTGGCTGTGGCCGCTGGAGCGCGAAGTGGCGTTGCCTGCGGCATGGCGGCTGAGCCGTGAGCCGCAGCGCCTGAAGCTGGCCGCGCTGTACTTCGCGGGCGGTGCCGGCGTGCTGGCGCTGGCGCTCGGGTGGGGCGGTGTCGCGCTCTGGCTGGCCTGGCCGGCGGTGTCGCTGGCCGTGGTCGCGCTGAACTACCTGGGCTTTGGCGCGCGCGGTTTTCGCATGGACCGCTCGGGCCGCATGCACTGGTCGGCGCGCTGGCTGCTGGCGCCTTACCGATGGGGCGCAGCCCTCAACGCCTGGGCCTGGACGCGCGGTCTGCCGCCCCGGGTGGAGGTGGTGCCCGGCGTCTGGCTGGGGCGGCGCCCGCGCCACGCCGAGTGGCTGGCCGCCGGCCAGCCGGCGCTGGTGAGCCTGTGCGCGGAACTGCCGCTGCACGCCGCCGCCCGGCCGGTGAGCCGCTGCCTGCCCCTGCTGGACCTGGTGGTGCCGAGCCCAGCCCGCCTGCAGCGCGCGGCGCACCTGGTGCAGGCCCAGCGCGGCGCCCGCCAGGGCGGGCCGGTGTGGGTGTGTTGCGCGCTGGGTTTTTCGCGCAGCGCCGCGGCGGTGGTGGCCTGGCAGTTGCTGCACGAGGGCGTGCCCGATCTGGCCCAGGCCGAAGCCCGCACCCGCCAGGCCCGGCCCCAGCTGGTGCTGGGCCCCGGTTGGCTGGATGCCTTGAAACGTCTGGCACCCGCGGCCGCTGGAGGCGGCCTGTGA
- a CDS encoding MFS transporter: MSSPATTSTALPTATTGHASPGAHEGGQFALLTQRRFGPFFWVQFFGAGNDNIFKFAFTVLVTYQLQVSWLPPAMAGLVIGALFIFPYLIFSATSGQLADKYPKEVLIRFVKNLEIAIMLLAGWGFMQQNVPVLLGCVFLMGLHSTLFGPVKFAYLPQHLSERELTGGNGMVEMGTFVAILLGNVAGGLLIAMPLVGPTYVAAACLLLAIVGRALAQAVPVSPATDPALRINWNPFTETWRNLKLAHGNVVVFRSLLGISWMWFFGAVFLSQFPSFARDVLHGNEQVASLLLVVFSIGIGIGALLCEILSRRHVEIGLVPLGAIGMSVFSIDLYFASHSLPPSTAALTLGQFVAEAAHWRVLADLALLSLFAGIYSVPMYALIQMRSQPTHRARIIAANNILNALFMIGSSVLAGALLGAGVSIPQLFLLVGLANAVVAFYIFMLVPEYLLRFVAWIASRFVYRFKVAGDEHIPTQGAAVIVCNHVSFVDAVLLMAASPRPMRFLMDHRIFKVPVLGWLFKLAKAIPIAPQKEDPAAYEAAFEAAAAVLREGDLLAIFPEGGITRDGTLQPFKAGVMKILERAQADGVAVNVIPMALTNLWGSFFSRVELAGGEPTAMVKPFRRGVFNRVGLNVGEPVRAEAVTPEGLRERVAGLIA; the protein is encoded by the coding sequence ATGAGCAGCCCAGCCACCACGTCCACCGCGCTTCCCACGGCGACCACCGGCCACGCCAGCCCCGGCGCCCATGAGGGCGGCCAGTTCGCCCTGCTCACCCAGCGCCGCTTCGGCCCCTTCTTCTGGGTGCAGTTCTTCGGCGCCGGCAACGACAACATCTTCAAGTTCGCCTTCACCGTGCTGGTCACCTACCAGTTGCAGGTGAGCTGGCTGCCGCCGGCCATGGCGGGCCTGGTGATCGGCGCGCTGTTCATCTTCCCGTACCTGATCTTCTCGGCCACCAGCGGCCAGCTCGCCGACAAGTACCCCAAGGAGGTGTTGATCCGCTTCGTGAAAAACCTGGAGATCGCCATCATGCTGCTGGCCGGCTGGGGCTTCATGCAGCAGAACGTGCCGGTGCTGCTGGGCTGCGTGTTCCTCATGGGCCTGCACAGCACGCTGTTTGGCCCGGTGAAGTTCGCCTACCTGCCGCAGCACCTGAGCGAACGCGAGCTCACCGGCGGCAACGGCATGGTCGAGATGGGCACCTTTGTGGCCATCCTGCTCGGCAACGTGGCCGGCGGCCTGCTGATCGCCATGCCGCTGGTGGGCCCGACCTACGTGGCCGCAGCCTGCCTGCTGCTCGCCATCGTCGGCCGCGCGCTGGCCCAGGCCGTGCCCGTCTCACCCGCCACCGACCCGGCGCTGCGGATCAACTGGAACCCCTTCACCGAAACCTGGCGCAACCTCAAGCTGGCACACGGGAACGTCGTTGTGTTCCGCTCGCTGCTGGGCATCAGCTGGATGTGGTTCTTCGGCGCCGTGTTCCTGAGCCAGTTCCCCAGCTTCGCGCGCGACGTGTTGCACGGCAACGAGCAGGTGGCCTCGCTGCTGCTGGTGGTGTTTTCCATCGGCATCGGCATCGGCGCGCTGCTGTGCGAAATCCTGAGCCGCCGCCATGTCGAGATCGGCCTCGTGCCGCTGGGCGCCATCGGCATGAGCGTGTTCTCCATCGACCTGTATTTCGCCTCCCACAGCCTGCCGCCGTCCACCGCGGCCCTCACGCTCGGCCAGTTCGTGGCCGAGGCCGCGCACTGGCGCGTGCTGGCCGATCTGGCGCTGCTCTCGCTCTTTGCCGGCATCTACAGCGTGCCCATGTACGCGCTGATCCAGATGCGCAGCCAGCCCACGCACCGCGCCCGCATCATCGCGGCCAACAACATCCTCAACGCGCTGTTCATGATCGGCAGCTCGGTGCTCGCGGGTGCGCTGCTCGGCGCCGGGGTGAGCATCCCGCAGCTGTTCTTGCTGGTGGGTCTGGCCAACGCCGTGGTCGCGTTCTACATCTTCATGCTGGTGCCCGAGTACCTGCTGCGCTTCGTGGCCTGGATCGCGTCGCGCTTCGTCTACCGCTTCAAGGTGGCGGGCGACGAACACATCCCCACCCAGGGCGCGGCCGTCATCGTCTGCAACCACGTGAGCTTTGTCGACGCCGTGCTGCTCATGGCCGCCAGCCCGCGGCCCATGCGTTTCCTCATGGACCACCGCATCTTCAAGGTGCCGGTGCTGGGCTGGCTGTTCAAGCTGGCCAAGGCGATTCCGATCGCGCCGCAGAAGGAAGACCCGGCCGCCTACGAGGCCGCGTTCGAAGCCGCCGCCGCCGTGTTGCGCGAGGGCGATCTGCTGGCCATCTTCCCCGAAGGCGGCATCACCCGCGACGGCACGCTGCAACCCTTCAAGGCCGGCGTCATGAAGATCCTGGAGCGCGCCCAGGCCGACGGCGTGGCGGTGAACGTCATTCCCATGGCGCTCACCAACCTCTGGGGCTCGTTCTTCAGCCGCGTGGAGCTGGCCGGCGGTGAACCCACCGCGATGGTCAAACCCTTCCGGCGCGGGGTGTTCAACCGGGTGGGGCTGAACGTGGGTGAGCCGGTGCGGGCCGAGGCGGTGACGCCGGAGGGGTTGAGGGAGCGCGTGGCTGGGTTGATCGCATGA
- a CDS encoding helix-turn-helix domain-containing protein produces the protein MSTTQDLVTALKKELKTAQMTYADLARAMGMAESSVKRMLAKGDMSLSRVDEICRALRLDFADLARRVADAQPLLREMTAEQERAVVADKKLLLVAICVLSQWTLEQITAAYRLSEAECVACLAQLDRIGIIELRPLNRYRLKLAKTFRWRPHGPVMNYFRDHALLDYFAGGFDGSGEGLLLVHGSISRALAPIFVERLQRVAQDFAQQHQTDQKLAEKDRGGYTLVLAMRGWEFEAFGKLRR, from the coding sequence ATGAGCACCACCCAGGACTTGGTCACCGCCCTCAAGAAGGAACTCAAGACCGCGCAGATGACCTACGCCGACCTGGCGCGGGCCATGGGCATGGCGGAATCGAGCGTGAAGCGCATGCTGGCCAAGGGCGATATGTCGCTCTCGCGCGTGGACGAGATCTGCCGCGCGCTGCGGCTGGACTTCGCCGACCTCGCGCGCCGCGTGGCCGACGCCCAGCCGCTGCTGCGCGAGATGACGGCCGAGCAGGAGCGCGCCGTGGTGGCCGACAAGAAGCTGCTGCTGGTCGCGATCTGCGTGCTCAGCCAGTGGACGCTGGAGCAGATCACCGCGGCCTATCGGCTCAGCGAGGCCGAGTGCGTGGCCTGCCTGGCGCAGCTGGACCGCATCGGCATCATCGAGCTGCGCCCGCTCAACCGCTACCGCCTCAAGCTCGCCAAGACCTTTCGCTGGCGGCCGCACGGCCCGGTGATGAACTACTTTCGCGACCACGCCCTGCTCGACTATTTCGCCGGCGGCTTCGACGGCTCGGGCGAGGGCCTGCTGCTGGTGCACGGCTCGATCAGCCGCGCGCTCGCGCCGATCTTCGTGGAGCGGCTGCAGCGCGTGGCGCAGGACTTTGCCCAGCAGCACCAGACCGACCAGAAGCTGGCCGAGAAGGACCGTGGGGGCTACACGCTGGTGCTGGCGATGCGGGGGTGGGAGTTTGAAGCTTTCGGCAAGTTGAGGAGGTGA
- a CDS encoding bifunctional alpha/beta hydrolase/class I SAM-dependent methyltransferase, protein MNTTRPAQERHFSTHDGVSLFYRHWPATAAQRRGAVVLFHRGHEHGARMAHLVDELNLPEFDFFAWDARGHGRSPGQRGHSPSFATSVRDVQTFVDHIASEHGVAVTDQYVIAQSVGAVLVSTWAHDYAPAIRGMTLASPAFKVKLYVPFARAGLALMHKLRGLFFVNSYVRAKFLTHDPERIASYEADPLISRPIAVNILLDLYTAAERVVADAQAIVVPTQLLISGADWVVHHPPQHRFFERLGSAVKEKLELPGFFHDTLGERDRASALQALRGFLLRQFDTPAAPVNLLQADQRGATADEARALAEPLSPLSPRGLYWAGTRAGLQLGGLLSDGVRLGHETGFDSGSTLDYVYRNQAKGAPLVGSLIDRAYLDSIGWRGIRQRKLHVEELLREAMQRLAAAGREVRLMDIAAGHGRYVLDAVASSPVPVASVLLRDYSDINVRDGQALIAQRGLQSSARFEKADAFDRAQVASATPRPTLATVSGLYELFPDNAMVARSLAGVADAVEPGGYLVYTGQPWHPQLEMIARALTSHRQGQAWVMRRRTQAEMDQLVAAAGFRKITQRIDEWGIFTVSLAVREAA, encoded by the coding sequence ATGAACACCACGCGACCGGCGCAAGAGCGCCACTTCTCCACCCACGACGGGGTCTCGCTGTTCTACCGGCACTGGCCGGCCACGGCGGCACAGCGGCGTGGCGCGGTGGTCCTGTTTCACCGGGGCCACGAGCACGGGGCGCGCATGGCGCACCTGGTGGACGAACTAAATCTGCCCGAGTTCGATTTCTTTGCCTGGGATGCGCGCGGTCACGGCCGCTCGCCGGGCCAGCGCGGCCACAGCCCGAGCTTCGCCACCTCGGTGCGCGACGTGCAGACCTTCGTGGACCACATCGCTTCTGAGCACGGCGTGGCCGTGACCGATCAATACGTCATCGCGCAAAGCGTGGGCGCGGTGCTGGTGTCCACCTGGGCGCACGATTACGCCCCCGCCATCCGTGGCATGACGCTGGCCTCGCCCGCCTTCAAGGTGAAGTTGTACGTGCCCTTCGCGCGCGCCGGCCTGGCGCTGATGCACAAGCTGCGCGGGCTGTTCTTCGTCAACAGCTACGTGAGGGCCAAGTTCCTCACCCACGACCCCGAACGCATTGCCAGCTACGAGGCCGACCCGCTGATCTCGCGCCCGATCGCGGTCAACATCCTGCTCGATCTGTACACCGCGGCCGAGCGCGTGGTGGCCGACGCCCAGGCCATCGTGGTGCCCACGCAGCTGCTCATCTCGGGCGCCGACTGGGTGGTGCACCACCCGCCGCAACACCGGTTCTTCGAGCGCCTGGGCAGTGCGGTGAAAGAGAAACTGGAGCTGCCGGGCTTCTTTCACGACACCCTGGGTGAGCGCGACCGCGCCAGCGCCCTGCAGGCCCTTCGGGGCTTTCTGCTCAGGCAGTTCGACACCCCGGCCGCCCCGGTCAACCTGCTGCAAGCCGACCAGCGCGGCGCCACGGCCGACGAGGCGCGCGCGCTCGCCGAACCGCTCTCGCCGCTGTCACCGCGCGGCCTGTACTGGGCCGGCACGCGGGCCGGGCTCCAGCTCGGGGGCCTGCTGTCCGACGGCGTGCGCCTGGGTCACGAAACCGGCTTCGACTCCGGCAGCACGCTGGACTACGTGTACCGCAACCAGGCCAAGGGCGCGCCGCTGGTGGGCAGCCTGATCGACCGCGCGTACCTGGACTCCATCGGCTGGCGTGGCATCCGCCAGCGCAAGCTGCACGTCGAAGAGCTGCTGCGCGAGGCCATGCAACGCCTGGCCGCCGCTGGGCGCGAGGTGCGGCTGATGGACATCGCCGCCGGTCATGGCCGCTATGTGCTCGATGCCGTGGCCAGCAGCCCGGTGCCGGTGGCCTCGGTGCTGCTGCGCGACTACAGCGACATCAACGTGCGCGACGGCCAAGCGCTGATCGCGCAGCGCGGCCTGCAGTCCTCCGCCCGTTTCGAGAAGGCCGACGCCTTCGACCGCGCCCAGGTGGCCAGCGCTACGCCGCGCCCCACGCTGGCCACGGTCTCGGGCCTGTACGAGCTGTTCCCCGACAACGCCATGGTCGCCCGTTCGCTGGCCGGTGTGGCCGACGCGGTGGAGCCGGGCGGCTACCTGGTCTACACCGGTCAGCCCTGGCACCCACAGCTGGAGATGATCGCGCGCGCCCTCACCAGCCACCGCCAGGGCCAGGCCTGGGTGATGCGCCGCCGCACGCAGGCGGAGATGGACCAGCTCGTGGCCGCGGCGGGCTTCCGGAAAATCACCCAGCGCATCGACGAGTGGGGCATCTTCACGGTGTCTCTCGCGGTGCGCGAGGCGGCATGA
- a CDS encoding ProQ/FINO family protein → MNAPANDTPDHTAAAPAEARAPEPTGAAPRGQRPNRGRRPQRPAAERPAGPAPARQHPVLDQLASLYPVLFGEVLLPLKRGIFQDLLAAQPDTLDKDGLKAALALHTRSTRYLTVVASGLPRHDLNGQAVEELTPEQVHHALIEVFRRRGARSREDLRPKLRQRILKAFEASGLERDEYAERVHGRDEEVNQLTRDALAEAARHAAREEALLRTFEASGKTLAEFADMYGLHVLDANRTLERARARLSRATTPATEAPAANTDAASAEPATEPGDPSPAP, encoded by the coding sequence ATGAACGCACCCGCCAACGACACGCCCGACCACACCGCTGCGGCCCCCGCTGAAGCCCGCGCCCCTGAGCCCACCGGCGCCGCACCACGCGGCCAGCGGCCCAACCGTGGCCGCCGCCCGCAACGCCCGGCCGCCGAGCGCCCTGCGGGCCCGGCCCCCGCGCGCCAGCACCCGGTGCTGGACCAGTTGGCCAGCCTGTACCCGGTGCTGTTCGGCGAGGTGCTGCTGCCCCTAAAGCGCGGCATTTTTCAGGACCTGCTGGCCGCGCAACCCGACACCCTGGACAAGGACGGGCTCAAAGCAGCGCTGGCGCTGCACACGCGCTCCACGCGCTACCTGACGGTGGTGGCTTCGGGCCTGCCGCGCCACGACCTCAACGGTCAGGCGGTGGAAGAACTCACGCCAGAGCAGGTGCACCACGCGCTGATCGAGGTGTTTCGCCGCCGCGGCGCGCGCAGCCGCGAAGACCTGCGGCCCAAACTGCGCCAGCGCATTCTGAAAGCGTTTGAGGCCTCCGGGCTGGAACGCGACGAATACGCCGAGCGCGTGCACGGCCGCGACGAGGAAGTGAACCAGCTCACCCGCGACGCGCTGGCCGAAGCCGCCCGCCACGCCGCGCGCGAAGAGGCCCTGCTGCGCACCTTCGAGGCCAGCGGAAAGACGCTCGCCGAGTTCGCCGACATGTACGGTCTGCACGTGCTGGACGCCAACCGCACGCTGGAGCGCGCCCGGGCCCGCCTGAGCCGGGCCACCACACCGGCCACCGAGGCCCCCGCCGCCAACACCGACGCCGCCAGCGCCGAACCCGCGACCGAACCCGGCGACCCCTCCCCCGCCCCATGA
- a CDS encoding CDP-alcohol phosphatidyltransferase family protein: MSIYQLKPAFQNLLRPGVVRLHAWGVTANQVTVLACVISVALGLGLFFLAPSPRAFALVPLWMFVRMAFNAVDGMLAREHGQQTPLGAFLNELTDVVSDAALYLPFALVLPGHPFWVGLVIVLAGLSEFAGALGPTVGASRRYDGPMGKSDRAFVFGALGLVLALGLPMPGWTALLMPSLAFLIAVTTARRVRSALAERAAASLPSTTKGSS, encoded by the coding sequence GTGTCGATCTATCAATTGAAACCCGCGTTTCAGAACCTGCTGCGCCCGGGCGTGGTGCGTCTGCACGCCTGGGGTGTGACGGCCAACCAGGTCACGGTGCTGGCCTGTGTGATCTCGGTCGCGCTCGGGCTGGGTTTGTTCTTCCTGGCGCCATCGCCGCGGGCCTTTGCGCTCGTTCCGCTGTGGATGTTTGTGCGCATGGCGTTCAACGCGGTGGACGGCATGCTGGCGCGCGAGCACGGGCAGCAGACGCCGTTGGGCGCGTTCCTCAACGAACTCACCGACGTGGTGTCCGACGCAGCGCTGTACCTGCCATTTGCGCTGGTGCTGCCGGGCCACCCCTTCTGGGTCGGGCTGGTGATCGTGCTGGCCGGGCTGTCCGAGTTCGCGGGCGCGCTGGGCCCCACCGTGGGGGCCAGCCGCCGCTACGACGGCCCCATGGGCAAGAGCGACCGGGCCTTCGTGTTTGGCGCGCTGGGCCTGGTGCTGGCGCTGGGCTTGCCCATGCCGGGCTGGACGGCGCTGCTGATGCCGTCGCTGGCTTTTCTCATTGCTGTCACCACCGCGCGCCGCGTTCGTTCGGCTTTGGCCGAGCGCGCCGCTGCATCTTTGCCATCCACAACAAAAGGGAGTTCATGA
- a CDS encoding helix-turn-helix domain-containing protein, whose protein sequence is MDKRYNTLSIAQQLDLRQQAVEDVLAHPEWSLPQAVRHLKKTMRLTTAEMAKLSGIAYRTMQDIEQERSEGSVQTMNRIFGMLGLKLGVARVVREVGEGSLDQGSGED, encoded by the coding sequence ATGGACAAGCGCTACAACACCCTCAGCATCGCGCAGCAACTGGACCTGCGCCAACAGGCCGTGGAAGACGTGCTCGCGCACCCGGAATGGTCGCTGCCGCAAGCCGTGCGGCACCTGAAAAAGACCATGCGCCTGACCACCGCCGAAATGGCCAAGCTCTCCGGCATCGCCTACCGGACCATGCAAGACATCGAGCAAGAGCGCAGCGAAGGCAGCGTGCAAACCATGAACCGCATCTTCGGCATGCTGGGGCTCAAGCTGGGTGTGGCGCGGGTGGTTCGGGAGGTGGGAGAGGGCTCTCTTGATCAGGGTTCGGGTGAGGACTGA
- a CDS encoding phosphatidate cytidylyltransferase: MNADTFLALFTPTGWLFVGVTGVLVLASSIAAMLKWRVAHGAPHAVIDNLTSRINAWWIMVGAIGIAFLFGKNGVVALFFLISFHALREFLSLAYTRRGDHTAMAAAFYVALPMQYFLVWTEWYGMYSIFIPVYAFLLLPILAATGGDTQRFLERASKVQWGLMVSVFCISHVPALLTLPVIGFEGKNMLLIAFLVIVVQGSDVLQYIWGKLLGQHKVAPVLSPSKTWEGLIGGVASATLLGAALHGITPFSPLQAAGMALLICLMGFFGGLVMSAIKRDRGVKDWGSMIEGHGGMLDRTDSVIFAAPVFFHAVRYWWVP, from the coding sequence ATGAACGCAGACACCTTCTTGGCGCTCTTCACGCCCACGGGCTGGTTGTTCGTCGGCGTCACGGGCGTGCTCGTGCTCGCCTCCAGCATCGCCGCCATGCTCAAGTGGCGCGTGGCCCACGGCGCACCGCACGCCGTCATCGACAACCTGACTTCGCGCATCAACGCCTGGTGGATCATGGTGGGTGCCATTGGCATCGCCTTCCTGTTTGGCAAGAACGGGGTCGTCGCGCTGTTCTTCCTGATCTCGTTCCACGCCCTGCGCGAATTCCTGAGCCTGGCCTACACCCGGCGCGGCGACCACACCGCCATGGCCGCAGCCTTCTACGTGGCCCTGCCCATGCAGTACTTCCTCGTGTGGACCGAGTGGTATGGCATGTACTCCATCTTCATCCCGGTCTACGCCTTCCTGCTGCTGCCCATCCTGGCGGCCACGGGCGGCGACACCCAGCGCTTCCTGGAGCGCGCCTCCAAGGTGCAGTGGGGCCTGATGGTCAGCGTGTTCTGCATCAGCCATGTGCCCGCCTTGCTCACGCTGCCGGTGATCGGGTTTGAAGGCAAGAACATGCTGCTCATCGCCTTTCTTGTGATCGTGGTGCAGGGCAGCGACGTGCTGCAGTACATCTGGGGCAAGCTGCTGGGCCAACACAAGGTGGCGCCCGTGCTGTCGCCCTCCAAGACCTGGGAGGGCCTCATCGGCGGCGTGGCCAGCGCCACCCTGCTGGGCGCGGCCCTGCACGGCATCACACCTTTTTCACCGCTGCAGGCCGCCGGCATGGCGCTGCTGATCTGCCTCATGGGCTTCTTCGGCGGGCTGGTCATGTCCGCCATCAAACGCGACCGCGGCGTGAAAGACTGGGGCAGCATGATCGAAGGCCACGGCGGCATGCTCGACCGTACCGACTCCGTGATCTTCGCCGCCCCGGTGTTTTTCCATGCGGTGCGGTATTGGTGGGTGCCTTGA
- a CDS encoding type II toxin-antitoxin system HipA family toxin, with translation MVGTCTLQLHAHGAWHDVASVRLRGPENEGWKAKTYSGYAVEWAFEHSGATDAHALCAQWPVGLAPLQAPHWPVFLIDMLPQGFGRQELLRRIGQSATAGTVADWKLLLAGAGNPIGHLRVKEAAEWLGANAGAVRGFTDDEVAQRGDEFSEYLASHGLFVAGSSGVQGEWPKVLLTRADDGLLYLDHTLPDERAVQHFIVKFGRGTDPQLASILRHEAPYMGIAQQLGLRVHAPLVLRERALFIPRFDRQTDRRNHAGAVTRLAQESIATLTGMPGFETVPSHDQVCLELMRHCTDPQSEVLEYLKRDVANLALGNKDNHARNTAVQRDFNGRIALTPLYDFAPMVLHPDGIARRIRWKDNDGGQPDWGRVLDRVGELSAQVQKERRKKGPGPVQRAPLVEGLKAMAPVLARIAAEGETMGLESELLQLLRPGIVARAQELAALA, from the coding sequence ATGGTCGGAACCTGCACACTCCAACTCCATGCCCACGGCGCCTGGCACGACGTGGCCAGCGTGCGCCTGCGCGGCCCGGAGAACGAAGGCTGGAAGGCCAAAACCTACTCGGGCTATGCGGTCGAGTGGGCGTTTGAGCACTCGGGCGCGACCGACGCGCACGCCCTGTGCGCCCAATGGCCGGTGGGCCTGGCGCCGCTGCAGGCACCGCACTGGCCGGTGTTCCTCATCGACATGCTGCCGCAGGGCTTTGGCCGGCAAGAGCTGCTGCGGCGCATCGGCCAGTCGGCCACCGCTGGCACCGTGGCCGACTGGAAACTGCTGCTGGCCGGGGCGGGCAACCCCATCGGCCACCTGCGCGTCAAGGAAGCCGCCGAGTGGCTGGGCGCCAACGCCGGCGCCGTGCGCGGTTTCACCGACGACGAAGTGGCGCAGCGTGGTGACGAATTTTCCGAGTACCTGGCCTCACACGGCCTCTTTGTGGCGGGTTCGTCTGGCGTGCAGGGCGAGTGGCCCAAGGTGCTGCTCACAAGGGCCGACGACGGGCTGCTGTACCTGGACCACACGCTGCCCGACGAGCGCGCGGTGCAGCATTTCATCGTCAAGTTCGGGCGCGGCACCGACCCGCAGCTCGCCAGCATCCTGCGGCACGAAGCGCCCTACATGGGCATCGCCCAACAGCTCGGCCTGCGCGTGCACGCGCCCCTGGTGCTGCGCGAGCGCGCGCTGTTCATCCCCCGGTTTGACCGCCAGACAGATCGACGGAACCACGCCGGCGCCGTGACCCGCCTCGCGCAAGAGAGCATCGCCACCCTCACGGGCATGCCCGGCTTCGAGACCGTGCCCAGCCACGACCAGGTCTGCCTGGAGTTGATGCGGCATTGCACCGACCCACAAAGCGAGGTGCTGGAATACCTGAAACGCGATGTCGCCAACCTCGCCCTGGGCAACAAAGACAACCACGCCCGCAACACCGCCGTGCAGCGCGACTTCAACGGCCGCATCGCCCTCACCCCGCTGTACGACTTTGCCCCCATGGTCTTGCACCCCGACGGCATCGCGCGGCGCATCCGCTGGAAAGACAACGACGGCGGCCAGCCCGACTGGGGCCGCGTGCTCGACCGCGTCGGCGAGCTGAGCGCGCAGGTGCAGAAAGAACGCCGCAAAAAAGGCCCTGGCCCGGTGCAACGCGCACCCCTGGTCGAAGGGTTGAAAGCCATGGCGCCCGTGCTGGCGCGCATTGCCGCCGAGGGCGAAACCATGGGCCTGGAATCCGAGCTGCTCCAGCTCCTGCGCCCCGGCATCGTGGCCCGCGCCCAAGAACTCGCCGCACTGGCCTGA